A window from Musa acuminata AAA Group cultivar baxijiao chromosome BXJ3-10, Cavendish_Baxijiao_AAA, whole genome shotgun sequence encodes these proteins:
- the LOC104000817 gene encoding uncharacterized protein LOC104000817 has protein sequence MDDRLGLFGYSLNVPSRNAFRILAQNQTDTTLRIGSPGSACLDFLNSKGIKRKWCDFDGSGMGKASLALDLGRPSSSSDSSKKSSATACTMSSVKETDDGSSMDLGLNFDLYLGSENTDSTKKPALAVSKMMNIEPNFDVQLSLSIGPSESVITGVTPVSVHHDYILDNPITASQMSALDEGSTSSRWKNGNKLLPYINSIDKTSSFFPDGMNYAKFCLEQQDCSSSTMTQMLKNSVAASGVTQTQQRNSNIKNCQFPGCAKGARGASGLCIAHGGGRRCQKDGCHKGAEGRTIFCKAHGGGKRCQYLGCTKSAEGRTDCCIAHGGGRRCSHEGCTKASRGKSGLCIRHGGGKRCQRENCTKSAEGHSGLCIAHGGGRRCKYPECAKGAQGSTNFCKAHGGGKRCTYLGCTKGAEGCTPFCKAHGGGKRCAFQGGCTKSVHGGTQFCVAHGGGKRCAVPNCTKSARGKTDFCVRHGGGKRCKTEGCGKSAQGSTDFCKAHGGGNRCTWGQPGSNIGTDGAPCDRFARGKLGLCAAHTALVEDHCVHGGHQLVTVNSEHQIPSKPEKMKEIVDPDRFLEIENRKNMTFGWSGIHQTEYIHPTNPLNSMMASLPEGRVHGGSLVAMLVSNAGLGGDSASQVDDGNSKVDVGNSKPGIPHIMGGKWV, from the coding sequence ATGGATGATAGGCTTGGGCTTTTTGGATATAGTTTGAATGTCCCATCCAGAAATGCTTTTAGGATTTTGGCTCAAAATCAGACTGATACCACATTGCGGATTGGCTCTCCTGGTTCAGCCTGTCTGGATTTTCTAAATTCAAAAGGGATAAAGAGGAAGTGGTGTGATTTTGATGGAAGTGGTATGGGAAAGGCTTCCTTAGCCCTAGATTTAGGCCGACCATCAAGTTCTTCAGATAGCAGCAAGAAGAGCTCTGCAACAGCTTGCACCATGTCTTCAGTCAAGGAAACCGACGACGGGTCCTCCATGGATCTTGGATTAAATTTTGATCTTTACCTTGGTAGTGAAAATACAGACAGCACAAAGAAACCTGCTCTTGCTGTTTCAAAGATGATGAATATTGAGCCTAACTTTGACGTTCAGTTAAGTTTATCCATAGGCCCATCTGAATCAGTTATTACTGGTGTAACTCCAGTCTCAGTTCATCATGATTATATCTTGGACAACCCAATAACTGCTAGTCAGATGTCAGCACTTGATGAAGGATCTACATCATCTCGTTGGAAGAATGGGAATAAATTATTGCCATATATAAATAGCATTGATAAAACTAGTAGTTTTTTCCCTGATGGAATGAATTATGCCAAATTTTGTCTTGAACAGCAAGATTGCTCTTCTTCAACCATGACTCAAATGCTGAAAAATTCAGTTGCCGCTTCCGGGGTTACTCAAACACAACAACGCAATAGTAACATAAAAAATTGTCAGTTTCCAGGATGTGCAAAAGGAGCCAGGGGTGCTTCTGGGCTATGCATAGCCCATGGTGGTGGTCGGAGGTGCCAGAAAGATGGCTGTCACAAAGGAGCTGAGGGCAGAACCATCTTTTGCAAAGCCCATGGGGGTGGCAAGCGATGCCAGTACCTTGGCTGCACCAAGAGTGCTGAAGGCCGCACCGACTGCTGCATTGCTCATGGTGGTGGCCGTAGATGCAGCCACGAAGGCTGCACTAAAGCATCAAGAGGAAAATCTGGTCTTTGTATAAGACATGGTGGTGGCAAGAGATGCCAAAGAGAGAATTGCACCAAGAGTGCAGAAGGTCATTCTGGCTTATGCATCGCCCATGGGGGTGGACGGCGTTGCAAATATCCTGAATGTGCGAAGGGTGCACAGGGCAGCACAAATTTCTGCAAGGCACATGGTGGAGGTAAGAGGTGCACATACTTGGGTTGCACGAAAGGGGCTGAAGGATGCACACCCTTCTGCAAAGCACATGGTGGAGGGAAGCGCTGTGCATTTCAAGGTGGTTGTACAAAGAGCGTGCATGGTGGTACCCAGTTCTGTGTAGCTCACGGTGGTGGGAAAAGGTGTGCTGTGCCGAATTGCACCAAAAGTGCCAGAGGAAAGACAGATTTCTGTGTACGTCATGGTGGTGGTAAGAGATGCAAGACTGAGGGTTGTGGAAAGAGCGCTCAGGGTAGCACTGATTTCTGCAAGGCACATGGGGGAGGTAACCGCTGTACGTGGGGCCAACCTGGGTCCAACATTGGTACTGATGGCGCCCCTTGTGACCGATTTGCTAGGGGGAAGCTCGGCCTCTGTGCTGCACACACTGCACTGGTGGAAGATCACTGTGTCCATGGTGGGCATCAACTGGTCACTGTGAATTCCGAGCATCAGATACCCAGCAAACCTGAGAAGATGAAAGAGATTGTTGATCCTGATAGGTTCTTGGAGATAGAAAATCGAAAGAATATGACCTTTGGCTGGAGCGGGATTCATCAGACAGAATATATTCATCCTACAAACCCTCTTAATTCTATGATGGCTTCTCTTCCAGAAGGTAGAGTGCATGGTGGGAGTCTTGTAGCAATGCTTGTTAGCAATGCAGGTCTCGGTGGTGATTCTGCAAGCCAAGTTGATGATGGTAATTCCAAAGTTGATGTTGGTAATTCCAAACCAGGGATTCCACACATTATGGGTGGCAAGTGGGTCTGA
- the LOC135651108 gene encoding probable membrane-associated kinase regulator 2, whose translation MESFSLLKYWRDGGGGATVAAAIRSSISTAAADFPHPVSATSDDGGEDDDEGPFFDLEFTALSVDDGGSDDGSGAESDGELNFELSPVGSGVGRGGECDGIRAEGLSPSDGLFFKGKLVPLEPSSPMIAASEPENKPHVPVVSLLKPAAKFRVFLTRLRRPKPTAAKPDTAVGIASPKQQPQRHQNRFFVKFKAEDVPIISLFARDNSPRNSTTDGVANPPGDTAASVPAAVVAAEEKRYAREVVHKYLNMIKRSRKQGEKPKRPGEPAPLKTVPGAEEPQEAAPALAAGVAEDKGLPAGLRMVGKRPGKNRPASAAVAAVPSPPPQRRDDSLLEQQDGIQSAIAHCKRSFTAPDKDTQALTHPILDRFTAGDF comes from the coding sequence ATGGAATCGTTCAGCCTCCTCAAGTACTGGcgcgacggcggcggcggagcCACCGTCGCCGCCGCCATTCGCTCTTccatctccaccgccgccgccgactTCCCCCATCCCGTCTCGGCGACATCGGATGATGGCGGCGAAGACGACGACGAAGGCCCCTTCTTCGACCTCGAGTTCACCGCCCTTTCCGTCGATGATGGCGGGTCTGATGACGGCTCTGGGGCGGAGTCGGATGGTGAGCTGAACTTCGAGCTGAGCCCTGTCGGCAGCGGCGTCGGAAGAGGAGGAGAATGTGACGGCATCCGTGCTGAGGGTCTATCCCCCTCTGACGGCCTCTTCTTCAAGGGAAAGCTCGTTCCTTTGGAGCCCTCTTCGCCAATGATCGCTGCCTCCGAGCCCGAAAACAAACCCCACGTCCCGGTAGTCTCCCTCCTCAAACCCGCCGCCAAGTTTCGTGTCTTCTTAACCCGGCTCCGTCGGCCCAAACCCACCGCGGCGAAGCCGGACACCGCCGTGGGCATTGCGTCGCCGAAGCAGCAACCTCAGCGGCATCAGAACAGGTTCTTCGTCAAGTTTAAGGCGGAAGACGTGCCCATCATCTCGCTATTCGCACGAGACAACAGCCCCCGGAACTCCACCACCGACGGGGTCGCAAATCCGCCGGGGGACACCGCCGCCAGCGTCCCCGCGGCGGTTGTAGCAGCGGAGGAGAAGAGGTACGCGAGGGAAGTCGTCCATAAGTACCTCAACATGATCAAGCGTTCCAGGAAGCAGGGTGAGAAGCCGAAACGTCCCGGAGAGCCAGCGCCGCTTAAGACTGTGCCCGGGGCGGAGGAGCCACAGGAAGCAGCTCCAGCGCTCGCAGCGGGCGTGGCCGAGGACAAGGGACTCCCAGCCGGGCTGAGGATGGTCGGGAAGCGGCCAGGCAAGAACCGGCCGGCGTCAGCAGCCGTGGCCGCGGTCCCTTCACCGCCACCGCAGCGACGCGACGACTCGCTCCTGGAGCAGCAGGACGGGATCCAGAGCGCCATCGCGCACTGCAAGCGTTCGTTCACCGCCCCGGACAAAGACACGCAAGCGCTGACGCACCCCATCCTGGATCGATTCACCGCCGGTGACTTCTAG
- the LOC135650684 gene encoding uncharacterized protein LOC135650684, whose translation MSASPLAVSIKHPTSDEEDLAPMPIRRHRRRCLIYGGSCAAVLVILTVVIGALALTVFKVKEPIMTMNSVTVQRLAIASGTPSSTAQPFAINMTVVADVSVKNPNAASVRFGASTTTLYYRAREMGVARGPPGTARAHRTFRLNVTVDVMADRIFGDANLFDDLAGGSIAVTTSTTVGGRVQVLGLFKHHVDVTMNCSITMAVANQSIVDQNCAHKVRP comes from the coding sequence ATGAGCGCGTCCCCGTTGGCCGTCAGCATCAAGCACCCAACCAGCGACGAGGAAGACCTCGCCCCCATGCCCATCCGCCGCCACCGCCGGCGGTGCCTAATCTACGGTGGCTCCTGCGCGGCTGTCCTCGTCATCCTCACCGTCGTCATCGGCGCCCTCGCCCTCACCGTATTTAAGGTCAAGGAGCCCATCATGACCATGAACAGCGTCACCGTCCAGCGGCTGGCCATCGCCTCCGGCACGCCCTCCTCCACCGCCCAGCCCTTCGCCATCAACATGACAGTCGTCGCGGACGTGTCGGTGAAGAACCCCAACGCCGCCAGCGTCCGCTTCGGCGCCAGCACCACGACCCTCTACTACCGCGCCCGCGAGATGGGCGTCGCCCGCGGGCCCCCCGGCACCGCTCGGGCGCACCGCACCTTCCGCCTCAACGTGACGGTGGACGTCATGGCCGACAGGATCTTCGGCGACGCCAACCTGTTCGACGACCTGGCGGGGGGGAGCATCGCGGTGACCACGTCGACCACGGTGGGCGGCCGGGTGCAGGTCCTCGGGCTGTTCAAGCATCACGTGGACGTGACGATGAACTGCAGCATCACCATGGCCGTGGCCAATCAGTCCATCGTGGATCAAAACTGCGCGCACAAGGTTCGGCCgtga